One genomic window of Peromyscus maniculatus bairdii isolate BWxNUB_F1_BW_parent chromosome 2, HU_Pman_BW_mat_3.1, whole genome shotgun sequence includes the following:
- the Nfyc gene encoding nuclear transcription factor Y subunit gamma isoform X3 → MKLDEDVKMISAEAPVLFAKAAQIFITELTLRAWIHTEDNKRRTLQRNDIAMAITKFDQFDFLIDIVPRDELKPPKRQEEVRQSVTPAEPVQYYFTLAQQPTAVQVQGQQQGQQTTSSTTTIQPGQIIIAQPQQGQTTPVTMQVGEGQQVQIVQAQPQGQTQQAQSGTGQTMQVMQQIITNTGEIQQIPVQLNAGQLQYIRLAQPVSGTQVVQGQIQTLATNAQQITQTEVQQGQQQFSQFTDGQQLYQIQQVTMPAGQDLAQPMFIQSTNQPSDGQTPQVTGD, encoded by the exons ATGAAACTGGATGAAGATGTGAAG ATGATCAGTGCAGAAGCCCCTGTGCTCTTCGCCAAGGCAGCCCAAATTTTTATCACGGAGCTGACTCTTCGAGCCTGGATCCACACGGAGGACAACAAGCGCCGTACTCTTCAG CGGAATGATATTGCTATGGCAATTACAAAATTTGATCAGTTCGACTTTCTCATCGACATTGTTCCAAGAGATGAACTGAAACCTCCAAAGCGTCAG GAGGAGGTGCGCCAGTCTGTGACTCCTGCGGAGCCCGTCCAGTACTACTTCACGCTGGCTCAGCAGCCCACTGCTGTCCAGGTCCAGGGACAGCAGCAAGGCCAGCAGACTACTAGTTCCACGACTACCATCCAGCCTGGGCAGATCATCATTGCACAGCCTCAGCAGGGTCAG ACCACACCCGTGACAATGCAGGTTGGAGAAGGTCAGCAGGTGCAGATTGTGCAGGCCCAGCCTCAGGGACAAACACAACAGGCCCAGAGTGGTACTGGACAGACCATGCAGGTGATGCAGCAGATTATCACCAACACTGGAGAGATCCAGCAGATCCCG GTGCAGCTGAATGCCGGCCAGCTGCAGTATATCCGCTTAGCCCAGCCTGTGTCAGGCACCCAAGTTGTGCAGGGACAGATCCAGACACTTGCCACCAATGCCCAACAG aTCACACAGACAGAAGTCCAACAAGGACAGCAGCAGTTCAGCCAGTTCACAGATGGACAG CAGCTGTACCAGATCCAGCAAGTCACCATGCCTGCAGGCCAAGACCTCGCCCAGCCCATGTTCATTCAGTCAACCAACCAGCCCTCCGATGGGCAGACCCCCCAGGTGACTGGAGACTGA